The genomic window TGAGGCATGAGGTTGTTCTAGTCCTAGATTCGTAGCTGTTAAGATCAAACCAGATGATGGATAGAATGAAGAACTCCAAGTGAATTGATCTGTCTCAGATTCTGAACACTTAGGCTGGCTCATTCCAGGCAATTCCCATTTCAAAGGTTGCTTAatctgatcttcttcttccttagaaGTTACCTTCGAAAGTGGGAAGCAAGTAAGCTTCTCAAAAGCTTTAACTAGATGCATCACTTTACCAAATTCAGGTATACTCATTCTCGCTTCTTCCAatactttttctcttctcctcttcatCAAAGAAACCCTAGTTTCATCAGAATCTCCAAATTCGACTTGTTCATTTCCATCCTCCAAATTCTGGCTGGATTCTCCAATTTCTGATACGGATTCTCTTCGATTGTTGAAGAACTCTTCCTGTGACGCCCGTAGAGTTTCGTATGCTATACAGACACATTTCTTCATATTGGAAATGGTCTTAGCTCCACATTTGCAATCCACAGACGCGGAAtcattcttctccttccttgaattcttcttcaccaccacGAACCTCCTCTCTCTGATCCGATTCCGTGGTGAGAAAACCGCCGGAACAGGATTAGGCTTCCATTTCGGATTCTTCTGCGCAGAAGATTTACTCGATTTCTCGAGTGGAGTCGAGTGTGAGACGAAGTTAGGGTTAGAATTCTCGGAGAATCGTGAAACCTCTTGAGCCTTGGATTGAAAACTGATCGGATCCATCACCAGAGTCTCGTGTTTAGCATTCTTCAAATTCGTCGACTCCATCGAAAGATGAGAGCAGAAAAATGtgagaaattagggttttgtcttTTCGAGTGAGtgaagggaagaagaagaagagagagggagaggaGGGAATTGTCTGACCGTTGCGACTTGTGAGGAAGCTCTCGACTTTGTATGTAACGGCTCGCTCAGTCATTTACTGGATTTTCGTAATTACTACGATTAATTgcttaatttcaaaaaaaattagtttaatgCTGGAATCTAATATGTTTGTTTGGGCTGGCCCAAACCCAATTGTTAAACTGATCTGAAATGATTGTTATACAAAAAAACCGGTTCGTGAACCGCATTGTCTCATCGATGTTCAATACTGTTTCCAACAAAAAGATTGTTGTCCTCGAGTTCGCCTTCAAGAAAGACACGAGAGAGACTCCAGCCATTGACGTCTGCAAAGGTTTGTTAGGAGACAAGGCCCGAATCAGCATCTATGATCCACAAGTCACGGAAGAACAAATCCAAAGAGACTTAACCATGAACACATTCGACTGGGACCATCCACTTCACCTCCAACCCATGAGTCCAACCACTGTGAAACAAGTCTCAGTTGCTTGGGACGCTTACGCTGCCACCAAAGACGCCCACGGAATCTGCTTGTTAACCGAGTGGGACGAGTATAAGACGCTTGACTATGAGCGGATTTTTGAAAACATGCAGAAACCAGCGTTTGTCTTCGATGGCAGAAATGTTTTTGATGCAGAGAAGCTGAGGAAGATAGggtttattgtttactctattgGTAAGCCGTTGGACCAGTGGCACATGCCTGCTCTTGCTTAGCTCAGACTCTTTGCCCTTTCTCAAGATTTGgattgtttttctctctgttgcttatatcaaataatttgttctgtttcttcttgaCGAGATATTTTCCTATACTTATTATGTTGGTTAGAACAAGAGACTAGGTTTGGTTATTATTGCTAActacattttcatatataaagcTTTTAGTGATTCTGATTACTGATTATCgtggaaaataaaagagatgaTTAATTTCCAATATTTGTTATAATTCTCACCGTTCACGTGTCCCCTCGACATCgcatatataacaaaactgCCCTTGATTCCggcaaagagaaagagagaatatgATGATGCTAAGGCAAACGTCGAGAAAGGCTTACCTAGGGTTACAGGCGTCTCCTCTAGGGTTAGGTCGTCGATTATACCACGAGAATGTAATCGACCActttgaaaaccctagaaacgTTGGCTCCTTCAACAGGAATGACCCTAACGTTGGCACGGGATTGGTAGGAGCTCCTGCCTGCGGAGACCTCATGAGCCTCCAGATTAAGGTCGATGATTCAGGTCAGATCATTGATACTCGATTCAAGACCTTTGGCTGTGGCTCCGCTATCGCCTCATCTTCCGTTGGTATGCCTTCGAATCagggttttcaattttgatcGATTCGTTAAGAGGCTCATGATCAGAGTCAGGTAGATGTAGACAGgttataatttgtatatttgtttggttcaGCTTCTGAATGGATCAAGGGCAAAACCTTAGACGAAGTTATGACCATCAAGAACGCGTAAGTGCCTTTTAACCATCAAAATCATGTCTCTTAGATATATCGTCAGGATTGTTATCTCTAACTCTGTTCTAGTGCTTGGAATATCCCAAATCTAGTGATATGGTTAACATTTTGATGAATGAGTCATTGTTTTGGGATTCTTAAATTTGCAGGGAAATCGCTAAGCATCTTAGGTTGCCACCGGTAAAGCTACATTGCAGTATGCTTGCAGAGGACGCTATCAAGTCCGCGGTCAGAGACTACAAGGAGaagcaagcaaagactaaTGCTGCTGCTGCAGAAGAAACCGTCAAGGCCTGATGATTCCACTTATACCGCATTGTGCTGCTGCTGATGATGAATTACACAAACTTACAAAGAGAGGTgtgtttggttgttttagtttttctcttcttttcaaatgTTTATTTAAGTGCTTTGAATAAAAATAGCTGAGCATGTGACCCAGATCCCAAGTTTTTTCTGCATTGTGATGATTCCTCTTCAATGTCTTATGGAATAATTTGTTGCTGTGATATTGataattttgatcatttgATGTTAGACATAGCTGTGAGATTATAATGACACAAGCTTCAGCCTGAACATTCACAAAATAAGATCAAGTCACCAAATAAGGGCCTTAACAAATGAAAAGCCCAAAGCCTTGCCACAGCAGTCACCATTTGTCACGTCGAACCTTCTAACTGAAACAAAAGTTCTCCTCCACTTCTTATAGGCAAAGCAATTTACGAAAGTGCCCCTTTCTTCTTCCGTAGCTGCTCTCACTTCTCTCAGTGCTTATTGATCTCTCTGTTTCCACTTTCTCTCTTGCTCGCTCTCACTCTCTACCTCTCTTCTCATTTTCCCAGAGAACTacgaaaaaccaaaaatttcctttgttttcttcttaatccGATTGATTCAGAGCATTACGTATCACTCTTGCTCAACAGTTATTGCTCAGTCTCCGGCGATTTCTTTTGCGTTTTCTCGAGAAAAGTAACGGAAGATCGATTCTTTCAACTATTTCTACCCTCATACTCTTCGCCAATCATCTCGTCTTCCAACAAGCTTCGTTTTAATGGAAGAACAACAAGAATTTGAGAAACCCATCTTCGAATTCCGTCCTAAGAAGCTCAGAACCTCTCGAGTTTCGAGAAATCTCATGAAGAAGACTGGCTTCAGAGAATCTATGAATCATTACGAAGAGCTCTCTTGCAACTACGGATTGAGGGAAAACCCGAAGAAAACCCAGAAATCTTTACTCGATCATCGATTCTGtacgaggaggaggagaaataAAAAGATCCTGATTCGATGCAAAGAATGCGGGAAAGGGTTTCTTTACGAGAAATGTCTGTTTAATCATCTCCAAGTGACGCATTCTGAAGAATCTACAAGAAGAAGCCTGTTTTGTAGGTTTAGTATTGTGCAGAGGAGAAAAAGATCGAAGAGAGTTTCCAGGTACAAGAAGATTCTTCCtcgattctctgtttcttcttcttcgtgtaCTATGTTTCCTGTTTCTGTGGATGATGGAGGATTATTAGAAGTCGCTGAGTCTCTGATTCTCTTGTCCATGAGTGGTGGAAAGTTCGTGAATGGTTTGGAACATTTTGGTAAAGCTCTGGGTTCGACTCAGAGAAAATTTGAAGACGGGTTATTGAGAAATGAGCAGAGACTTGTTGGTGAAGCTCTGGATTCGAATCCAGAGGTGAATTTGAGAAAAGATGGAGACTTTGAATATGGGCTTTTGAGTAATGAGCAGAAGAAACTTGTGGGGATAAGCAGAGCATCTGTTGGAACATCGAAAGAGCTTTCGGGTTACTTGGCAAACAAGAAGGgcagagaagatgatgaattggGTCAGCAGAAACAGGCTGGAGCAAGAATACTTAGAGAAGAAACTGATAACGAACAGAAACTTGTTCGTCAAGAAACTGCATTTGAAGATTCAGTATCAGGATTTGAGATGAATATAGAGCATCGGTGTGGGCTCTGTCACAAGGTTTTCTCGACTTATCAAACTCTTGGTGGTCATCAGACGTTCCATAGAATgagaaacaaatccaaaagtCAAACCAAGAGATGCAGAGAAGAATCGATAGAAGCTGAAGCTGGGATTAATAATGGTTCAGTGACGTTGACAATAAGTGCAGAGTTTGCTGAAGGCTGTTTAGGTCAGTACATGCTTTAAGAGGTTACAAGAAGTGTCACCACACGAGAGCAAATGATGGAGAGACCTTTAGATTCCATGTGGATGTTTCTATGGTTACTAGTGGAATATTTGAGCAGGAgtactgaagaagaagatccccTCTAATGAATAATGaagttttggaatttttgttgttgttgttgtctaaTGGAGTTGTGACTTGTTGTATTTTCATACGTAGAGAGGTTTCGTCTTTGGTTTTCTCAAATGGTTTGGTATTCAAAGTTGTACAGCAACTTGTAGCTGTGTTATGGTTTTAGCATTAATCGttctttcaaatctttttcccTTAAGTTTGTGCATTTTGAATGTGTTACTAATATTTTGaattacaacaaaatcttgaggaGCCGAATACAATCATAAACAAATCAGATGATAAAAACTCGTAAATCGTTTCTAAATTGTATTCAACTATACAATATATTGGTAATGATATTGCAACTTTAAGTTGAGAGATCATACTGGAAAAAGTAcagtatctttttttttttttttttttttgaccgTATCATATCGTGTCGGTTGGTCTTCgcattaaaattaaaacttttcaaaattagTATGACGAATATTCATTATAAATGAAACTAAATACACATTCCTTTCTTGCGTATATTAAATGACTACGACAGAAAGATAATCGTACGATAGTTTTCAGAAATATTTGTGAGGTGTTGAAATAATATTAGAGTTTCCTAATTGtatacttttcttcttctttttgcagCCACTTATTTCTATTTATGTAAAGAAAACAGctgttaagaaaatattttacgtcgataagaaacaaaacaaaaacacttatTTCAAGTTTAATTATAGGAATATCAGATCCATCAGAATTCTGAAAAATTTGCACGT from Arabidopsis thaliana chromosome 3, partial sequence includes these protein-coding regions:
- a CDS encoding TPX2 (targeting protein for Xklp2) protein family (TPX2 (targeting protein for Xklp2) protein family; CONTAINS InterPro DOMAIN/s: Xklp2 targeting protein (InterPro:IPR009675); BEST Arabidopsis thaliana protein match is: TPX2 (targeting protein for Xklp2) protein family (TAIR:AT5G15510.1); Has 30201 Blast hits to 17322 proteins in 780 species: Archae - 12; Bacteria - 1396; Metazoa - 17338; Fungi - 3422; Plants - 5037; Viruses - 0; Other Eukaryotes - 2996 (source: NCBI BLink).); the protein is MESTNLKNAKHETLVMDPISFQSKAQEVSRFSENSNPNFVSHSTPLEKSSKSSAQKNPKWKPNPVPAVFSPRNRIRERRFVVVKKNSRKEKNDSASVDCKCGAKTISNMKKCVCIAYETLRASQEEFFNNRRESVSEIGESSQNLEDGNEQVEFGDSDETRVSLMKRRREKVLEEARMSIPEFGKVMHLVKAFEKLTCFPLSKVTSKEEEDQIKQPLKWELPGMSQPKCSESETDQFTWSSSFYPSSGLILTATNLGLEQPHASVSSSWDNSVSSLNSNGGRRGRRNSFESSASMGSRRSTKKQIKVTSLKPFKLRTEERGRMKEEEFAKKLHEMTLEKAKKRIPIAQGLPWTTDEPENLVKPHVKDITIPVDLKLHSDIRAVERAEFDYQVTEKINLVEQYKTERERQQKLAEEEEIRRLRKELVPKAQPMPYFDRPFIPKRSNKHPTVPRDPKFNIPQHKKIRCCSTSSWSDTGSYMSDLLYQQDL
- a CDS encoding UDP-glucose/GDP-mannose dehydrogenase family protein (UDP-glucose/GDP-mannose dehydrogenase family protein; FUNCTIONS IN: NAD or NADH binding, oxidoreductase activity, acting on the CH-OH group of donors, NAD or NADP as acceptor; INVOLVED IN: oxidation reduction; LOCATED IN: endomembrane system; EXPRESSED IN: cultured cell; CONTAINS InterPro DOMAIN/s: UDP-glucose/GDP-mannose dehydrogenase, dimerisation and substrate-binding domain (InterPro:IPR014028), UDP-glucose/GDP-mannose dehydrogenase, C-terminal (InterPro:IPR014027); BEST Arabidopsis thaliana protein match is: UDP-glucose 6-dehydrogenase family protein (TAIR:AT5G15490.1); Has 4547 Blast hits to 4540 proteins in 1270 species: Archae - 101; Bacteria - 2703; Metazoa - 193; Fungi - 72; Plants - 179; Viruses - 0; Other Eukaryotes - 1299 (source: NCBI BLink).), whose product is MFNTVSNKKIVVLEFAFKKDTRETPAIDVCKGLLGDKARISIYDPQVTEEQIQRDLTMNTFDWDHPLHLQPMSPTTVKQVSVAWDAYAATKDAHGICLLTEWDEYKTLDYERIFENMQKPAFVFDGRNVFDAEKLRKIGFIVYSIGKPLDQWHMPALA
- the ISU2 gene encoding ISCU-like 2 (ISCU-like 2 (ISU2); CONTAINS InterPro DOMAIN/s: NIF system FeS cluster assembly, NifU, N-terminal (InterPro:IPR002871), ISC system FeS cluster assembly, IscU scaffold (InterPro:IPR011339); BEST Arabidopsis thaliana protein match is: SufE/NifU family protein (TAIR:AT4G22220.1); Has 5480 Blast hits to 5480 proteins in 1991 species: Archae - 108; Bacteria - 3649; Metazoa - 148; Fungi - 153; Plants - 89; Viruses - 0; Other Eukaryotes - 1333 (source: NCBI BLink).) gives rise to the protein MMMLRQTSRKAYLGLQASPLGLGRRLYHENVIDHFENPRNVGSFNRNDPNVGTGLVGAPACGDLMSLQIKVDDSGQIIDTRFKTFGCGSAIASSSVASEWIKGKTLDEVMTIKNAEIAKHLRLPPVKLHCSMLAEDAIKSAVRDYKEKQAKTNAAAAEETVKA
- a CDS encoding C2H2 and C2HC zinc fingers superfamily protein (C2H2 and C2HC zinc fingers superfamily protein; FUNCTIONS IN: sequence-specific DNA binding transcription factor activity, zinc ion binding, nucleic acid binding; LOCATED IN: intracellular; CONTAINS InterPro DOMAIN/s: Zinc finger, C2H2-like (InterPro:IPR015880), Zinc finger, C2H2-type (InterPro:IPR007087); BEST Arabidopsis thaliana protein match is: C2H2-type zinc finger family protein (TAIR:AT5G15480.1); Has 99 Blast hits to 95 proteins in 17 species: Archae - 0; Bacteria - 0; Metazoa - 2; Fungi - 0; Plants - 97; Viruses - 0; Other Eukaryotes - 0 (source: NCBI BLink).), coding for MEEQQEFEKPIFEFRPKKLRTSRVSRNLMKKTGFRESMNHYEELSCNYGLRENPKKTQKSLLDHRFCTRRRRNKKILIRCKECGKGFLYEKCLFNHLQVTHSEESTRRSLFCRFSIVQRRKRSKRVSRYKKILPRFSVSSSSCTMFPVSVDDGGLLEVAESLILLSMSGGKFVNGLEHFGKALGSTQRKFEDGLLRNEQRLVGEALDSNPEVNLRKDGDFEYGLLSNEQKKLVGISRASVGTSKELSGYLANKKGREDDELGQQKQAGARILREETDNEQKLVRQETAFEDSVSGFEMNIEHRCGLCHKVFSTYQTLGGHQTFHRMRNKSKSQTKRCREESIEAEAGINNGSVTLTISAEFAEGCLGQYML